A segment of the Anopheles cruzii chromosome 2, idAnoCruzAS_RS32_06, whole genome shotgun sequence genome:
GTTGTCCACACCAGGATGCTCCCggagtggagaaaaaaaaacgaacgaaaaagagAAATCCCGGCTCCCGGGATGACATCGAGTTTTAACAAAGGGTTTTAATAAATCTTAATTCCGTGCCCTGGATGCAGTTGAGGCGTTATGGCGTGCTGACCCGACCCGGAGGGCGGACAGGCGACTTCCGTTCCTCGCGGAAGCCCTCGGGGGCGTGTGGGCCCGATGTGCGGCCTCCAATAAATTCGACCAGATTAAAAATGCCCTGGGCGGAAAGGACGCCCGGGTCCGTGCCAATGGCGAACATGATTGACAGtaatcgaacgatcgaaaccGGGGGAAATTAAAAGGTGAAAACGATGCCCCCGATACCCGCCGTGGGGGATTAAATGCAACCATGGCGGCCACCATTTAATCCTTTCCCGGGTTCGGCGCGTGTTCTGGACCCGAGGGtttgggttcgatttttcaatttacgtTTCATTAAGAAGTTTACCAAATAAAATGCTAACCCTATTAATAAACCcgcccttgtgtgtgtgttttccatGCAGATTCCTGGACAGTATGAAGCTACCACAGTCACAGCGCACGACCAGCGCTGGGGCCGGCTTTCGGATCTGCAATCTGCTGGAGCTCGACAACGACAAGAAGCACGTGAAGAAGCGGAAAAACTCCGGCTCGCTGGACGATCCGGCGATCCATCGGTTACGGGACGGTGAGGAAGACGGAGACGACGAAGATGGGGACGATTCGCCGAGTGCCAACGAGGCTTCGCAGGGTGCCAATAATTCTGGCTCGCGCCGATCGCTGATAGCGGCGCATCCGGAGGACACCAGTAGCAATCCGGACCTGCACGGTAGTGGCAGTGGGAACAGTGCGGCCAACAGTGACGACGACAGTAGTAGCCGACCGGAGACTGGCCGCCGACGGGAAACGCCGACGGGAcgaggacggacggacggacgaacgacCCCCGCCGGCAGTCGGTACGATAGTGGGGACGAAGGTAGCAAACCGTCGCTAGGATTGAGGCCTTCGACACTGGCCGAAGATTTGCACGCCCGCTTCGGGTACCCTCTGCATCCTGCGGCGCATCAcctccatcaccaccatccgcaccCCGCGAATCACGCCCATCATCAGGCACatctgcatcatcagcatcacctAACGACACCtccgaaccaccaccaccacgggcaccATCCACATCCTGCGCTGTTTGGACGATCCTGGCCGTACGATGGCTGCAATACACTCAATGGTAAGTGGAGCGAAGCCTGTTTTCGTTACAAATCGAGGCGATCGGAACGATGTTTTGGTGGGCGCAATTACTCCTATGCCGTGTGGCACATCAGATTAACTGCcaagaaggagagagagagtttgaTCACCCTCCGGGTACAAAACATGGGATTTGTACAATCGCTCCCAGCTCCCTCTGTCCAAATAGTTcgtttcaaatcaatttcgaCGGGATACGGTACGGGATTTAGTTTGATGGTCGAACGGGAGAAGGAACTAGGGGAACTGCAACGAACTTCCGAACCGCGGAGAAGGACCTACGACATGCAGTTAATATTCCAGTATATAGCGCTGCGACAGAGTGGATTATCCGTCAAGAGTGCCGCCGTGTTCCTAATTGGTGTGGACTTCCATTCTTGGGCCATTGGTCCGGCCATTGCTCAGAGAAGCCCGTGCTTTGGCCACTGACACAACATGCCTTTTTAACAATCGTGCCAAGTCCAGCTGTTCGTGCCAGGACCAGCTGGACTTGCTGAGGACACGGCGACATCGGGAGGCCATAACAGTGGCCAAAAGTGACCACAGCCCTCGAACAATTAGCCGTagcacgccacacgccacaacGGTTATGACACGCCACAATCGATTCGTAATCGATATCCTTTCGGGACGGGAAGATTTACAACTTCCGGACACCGAACGACCCCGGAAGACCCcagaggcggcggcggcatctgTGTGGATGCTCACAAAATACCAATTAGAAATCAATCATCAACAATGGGACCGCACCACGGTTGCCGTGATACTCTGGCCATCGATCCTGTGCCCTGTTCGCTACGAAACCCACGAAGCCAGCAGATACATATCCTGCCTGGCAGTAAGTTCTCCGTTACATAACAGAGCGGGAAAGTGCGAGGGCCCCGAATATGGGCTAATGGATTGCAGATTGACTAGAAACGGCCCTTCGGGGTCTGGTCTCGGGGAGGTGTCGAGTCCTTTATCCAATCGGCAAACCGGAACTGTCAAGCGCATCGAAACACACCAGGTAGACCGTGCTCCTGCTTTCAATGGCCCTCTTCTTTCGGGAGGGCATTTTGTGCACAGACCCCCGTGGGTTTGAATATGTGTTCGAAATGACAGTTGAATTGAGGTGCCTTCGGAGGTTCGGCCATTATTCGCCGGGCCTGCCAGCTGCAACGCCtttcgcccccgggggaagcaaaaaggcttcaaaataatACATCGCCGGCGTTCGACCAAAGCCACGGTGTTAACATAACGTTTTAGCCTCTGCCAGGCCGTGCCAGGAAAATACGCACCCCGATAcgaccctctctctctctgtcttcagCTCAATCCCACCACGCTCCAACTGCCTTTCCATGAGCGGATTTATAGGCAGATAAAAAGCGGAAGGATAAAAATATCGAGACGAGATTCGATATGCTTCCGAGCGTTGATGTTGGCAGCCGCACCGCCATCGAGACTCGTCTAACGACAGACCCGGGGCTGAAGCACAGCACAGTTGCTCTTCATTTGTTTGTCGCTAATGTTGCTGTTTGGCCTCAAGAGCCCAACAGCAAGAGGGGGTTTAGGAATACatttatttgagttttttttcgggactCTCTCTTCGCCGAAGTGTACGCGACACAAGTACACTCGGCAAGAGGTTGTTTGTTTAGGGATCGGCGGGAAAAACGGATGATCGGGTTGGGTGAGTACGTGTGGTACGGGGAACGGGGGAACTAAAACTCAACGGTTTACCTCTTCGGGTTTGAGCACAAGCGCCATTTTGATGTGAAACAGGACGACTATTTTAATTACAATGTTGTCCGGACAAGGGATGATGTTACTATCGAACTTGATGAAACGAAACAGTTAGATTGGTTTTTTACGTGTTAGGTTcattttttaatattaaaagTCTATGAATTCTAATTTTCGAGTTTCGCTATCTTATTTTCGAGTTTCGCTTAGAACAGTAAACATAAATGAATAATGAACGGTTTGATACTTTTCATGTTTGCTTTTAGTTCGTTTTGATAAAAAGTTCATCAACTAAAATGtgttataaaaatattaaacattGTGTGTGCTTTAAGCAAAACATTGAAATACTTTACTTTAACCGTCgcgaaactgctcgaaactgctaGAGTACAGTGCAACACGTCATGATCGTCCTGAGTGCTCTTTTCTGCTTCAGGGGCACTCATTCGATTCAAAAAAAAGACACGAGGGTTCTCACGTATCCTCTCAGCCGGCAGGGCGGAGCAGAAAAGGAGGCGTGATTTGCGCGTGGTTTGCTTTGTACGGCCACACAGAACCAAAAAGGTCCTCAGCAAACACCATCAGCAttagcaacaaacaacacacattgTCGTTCGCAAGGACTACCCTCCAGGTTTCTCGCGCACACTCGCGAAAAAGACCGACTCGTACCCGAAAAGGACAACACTAGCactgggagagagagagtgagggcGCGATGAGAAAGTGCTTCCGGAAGCAATcaattcgttttttttgtcttcttttGGGTCACACAAGGATACTTTCGATTTAATCCGCACAAAGtggcagaaaagaaaagagtTGTGGATGGTGCCTACAGCCACACAGCGAAGGACGCAAACGGAGGAGTGAaggatgaaagtgaaaagaagcTTTTCAAACATCCCCATCCCGGGAGGGCTCGCGGTACATTAATAATCGACTCGAACGTCATTTATCAACCTCACCGGAACAACCGCCGGCGAGGTTACTTTTGGTGGTAACGCGCGCGAGCTTACCTTCCTCCTTGGTGAAGCTTGGTCCGGGTGTTTGAATAAAAATCCTATCATCGAAACAACGGATCAAGGGACGTGTGGGCAAAAGCAACCTAAAACGGAACGGGGGAAGTGCCATCATAAATTATCGACCTCGCTCAGgaagttttcccatttccggaTCGGGGTCCTGGCCGGGCGAGTATCTGTTTCCCCCTTTCCGTTCCTAGTTTCACTCACTTCAACCACGCTCGAGGTCATCGGATCGCCGTCGGTGTCGTGCTGTGCGCGTTGCACACCTTGCAGGCGCACAGCACGACAGCTTCGGAGAATAAATGTGCATTACAATAGGTGACCGCCAGGCAGCCGACTGCGTGGGCCGATAGGGTCAAATAGCGGGAACCGGAAGGAAGTAACATCACGGCCCACGACACTAATGagcgtttcctttttgtctcTCCTCCATCCAGCATGCCATCAGCAACAGGCCCAGCGGTTGTTCGCGCAGCAGGTCAGTCCTGCGGACAGTACCTCACCGGTGCACTCGGAACGCTCGTACCTTGGCAGCGGGGGCCTCTCGGTCGGGACCACCGGCGGAAGCACGGGAAACGGATCGATCGCGTCGCATCTGGTTCCGGTGCGCGCCGGTTCCGGAATGCGCACGCCCAGCCCTTCGGACTCGGAGCGGGGTCTGGACGAtgcacagcaccaccaccaccacggcgatGCGCACACGGAAAACTCGGACGATGTCGATATCGAGGAGGGCTGTGATGACGACATGATCGACATGATCGAAGATACGGACGATCCGGGAAGCGGCGAGCGGGGTCATCATCCGTCGGGCGCCCTCGGCGGCGGTCACAAGAAGCGCAAACGGCGCGTACTGTTCTCGAAAGCCCAAACGTACGAGCTGGAGCGTCGGTTCCGGCAGCAGCGCTACCTGTCGGCCCCGGAGCGGGAACATTTGGCGTCGCTGATACGGCTCACGCCGACGCAGGTGAAGATCTGGTTCCAGAACCATCGCTACAAGACGAAACGGGCCGCCCACGAGAAGGGAGCGCTCGATCACGGTGGTCACGGAGGTGGCGGGgttggcggtgccggtgggctTCCGTCGCCGAGGCGGGTCGCCGTGCCGGTGCTCGTGCGGGACGGTAAGCCGTGTCTCGGGGGAGGTGGCAAGCAACCGCACGACCTACTGACCGCCGTTCCTTCGGCGGCCCACCTGCAACTGCCACCCGGGTTTCAGCACGCGAGTCTCCTGCATCACGCGGCCGcagctgccggtcggtggtggtcctaAAGTCGTGTCGAGCAAAGGCAACCTTCAAACTGTA
Coding sequences within it:
- the LOC128275013 gene encoding homeobox protein vnd-like, with protein sequence MVATETNEPAAAGAATATGASGRSRTPATVHPSHTTPRTPGTTSANVVTPGPPPGSPSEAASSPGQTVLPDGPSIMASPATAPVLTWSPLLFPPWNTALLPAAFYPVAALRSLPGFLDSMKLPQSQRTTSAGAGFRICNLLELDNDKKHVKKRKNSGSLDDPAIHRLRDGEEDGDDEDGDDSPSANEASQGANNSGSRRSLIAAHPEDTSSNPDLHGSGSGNSAANSDDDSSSRPETGRRRETPTGRGRTDGRTTPAGSRYDSGDEGSKPSLGLRPSTLAEDLHARFGYPLHPAAHHLHHHHPHPANHAHHQAHLHHQHHLTTPPNHHHHGHHPHPALFGRSWPYDGCNTLNACHQQQAQRLFAQQVSPADSTSPVHSERSYLGSGGLSVGTTGGSTGNGSIASHLVPVRAGSGMRTPSPSDSERGLDDAQHHHHHGDAHTENSDDVDIEEGCDDDMIDMIEDTDDPGSGERGHHPSGALGGGHKKRKRRVLFSKAQTYELERRFRQQRYLSAPEREHLASLIRLTPTQVKIWFQNHRYKTKRAAHEKGALDHGGHGGGGVGGAGGLPSPRRVAVPVLVRDGKPCLGGGGKQPHDLLTAVPSAAHLQLPPGFQHASLLHHAAAAAGRWWS